From Equus quagga isolate Etosha38 chromosome 3, UCLA_HA_Equagga_1.0, whole genome shotgun sequence, one genomic window encodes:
- the LOC124237562 gene encoding LOW QUALITY PROTEIN: olfactory receptor 2T29-like (The sequence of the model RefSeq protein was modified relative to this genomic sequence to represent the inferred CDS: substituted 1 base at 1 genomic stop codon), translated as MDNTTWVTNNMKWLDFILVGFFSQSKHPFLLCVVIFVVFLMTLFGNTILILLVYSQAHLRTPMYFFISQLSLMDMMHISVTVPKILMDQVMGVNKISALECGMQMFLYLSLVGSECFLPAAMAYDHYVAICHPLHYPILMNHKVCLLLVSGCWFLGSVDGFMLSPVTMTFPFCISQEIHHFFCEVPALMKLSCSDTSLYXMLMYLCCVLMLLIPVIVISSSYTFILLTIHRMNLAEEWKKALNTCSSHMMVITLFYGTSIYNYMLPSSYHTPEKDMVVSVFYTIITPVLNPLIYSIRNKDVTGALKKMLSVGSVFQETIK; from the coding sequence ATGGACAACACCACGTGGGTGACCAACAACATGAAATGGTTAGATTTCATTCTGGTGGGATTCTTCAGCCAATCCAAGCACCCATTTCTGCTTTGTGtggtcatttttgtggttttcctgatgaccttgtttggaaacaCCATCCTGATCCTTCTGGTATACTCTCAAGCCCACCTCCGcacccccatgtactttttcATCAGTCAACTGTCTCTCATGGACATGATGCACATTTCTGTCACTGTGCCCAAGATACTGATGGACCAGGTCATGGGTGTGAATAAGATCTCAGCCCTTGAATGTGGGATGCAAATGTTTCTCTATCTGTCTCTAGTAGGTTCAGAATGTTTCCTTCCAGCTGCCATGGCCTATGACCATTATGTGGCCATCTGCCATCCACTGCATTATCCTATTCTCATGAACCACAAGGTGTGTCTCCTCTTGGTGTCTGGCTGCTGGTTCCTAGGATCAGTGGATGGCTTCATGCTCTCACCTGTCACCATGACCTTCCCCTTCTGCATATCCCAGGAGAtccatcatttcttctgtgaggTCCCTGCTTTAATGAAGCTCTCCTGCTCAGACACCTCTCTCTATTAGATGCTCATGTACCTGTGCTGTGTACTCATGCTCCTCATCCCAGTGATAGTCATTTCAAGCTCCTATACTTTTATCCTCCTCACCATCCACAGGATGAACTTAGCAGAGGAGTGGAAGAAGGCCTTAAACACTTGTTCTTCCCATATGATGGTGATCACCCTCTTTTATGGGACTTCCATCTACAACTACATGCTCCCCAGCTCCTACCACACACCTGAGAAGGATATGGTTGTATCTGTATTTTACACCATAATCACTCCTGTTCTAAACCCTTTAATCTATAGTATTAGGAATAAGGATGTCACAGGAGCTCTAAAGAAAATGTTGAGTGTGGGATCTGTCTTTCAAGAAACTATCAAGTAG